tgtttttttttttttttaaattttcctggtTTGGTGCACTGGAGCTGTTCCCTGTTTTCCATCTGCCGACTACATGGGAAATTAACAtgtaattccccccccccaatataattaaaaagcaaggaagaaatcaatagTGATGAGCACAAACCAACAAGGGAAGGCAAatgactataaaaaaaaaaccaaccccgaGTCTCCAGTGTGGAGATGAATGTGAAGAGATGATTGAGAATGATGTGCGGTTTTATGTTCGGCTGCGTTTAAGGTTCCAGGAGTTTGGGATTCGCGGATCGCCGCTGTGTGCCCAGTGTCATGGGCATCTGCCCAGCACACCTCACCGCCTCGCCCGAGGGAGGCACCGCGGGGGGAGGTGACCCGGGCGCGGGAAGCTGGCTCCCGAGCTAGCTCCTTTTGAGACAAGCGCCCTTTGTCCCAAATTTAAACAAAATGGACATGCGTGGGTCACCCTGGTGACGCGTCTAATGACCCGCGTTCTTACACCCACCCAGGGGGCGGCGTGGGGGCTGCGGGCCATGGCTGCTTGCTGGGTCGACATGGTGGTAGCTTCTGGACTCGCACTCAGATCTCCCAATTTCTGGTCCTGTGATGGTGCACAACTCACAGTGTCCTCTGAAGGGCATTGCCTGGGACACACCCAGAGCTGCTCTGCCACCCGTTCCTGCCCCGTGGCAGCAGTGGGATGAGATGTGGTAAGGAAGAAAAGCGGCCCTACCCGTGGCTCAACGAAGAATCATCTtcattgccttccttccttccttccttccttccttccttccttccttccttccttccttccttccttccttccttccttccttcccttcttccccttcccttcctccctccctcccttcctcccttctttcctcttttgctaTTCTAAAGACatctaccaggaaaaaaaaatatctagaaaAATGGAGTTTTTGAAGAATTCAAGACATTCTTTCCTACTATCAGTTGAACAGAAGTGTTCATTTTGATTATTAATGATAATGGAGAAATACATAGCATATCATTCAGCAAAGGAAGAAGCTGTTGTTTGTGAAGTATTTGaatgcattttattcatttttttaattatgtgAGCGCATGAAAAGATGAAGCCacgtggttaaaaaaaaaacaaacaccaaacagACAATCCAACTCCACAGAAAATGAGGTTCATATTACTTTCCTGAGGGCCCAGGCCCTCAGGAGGCTCAAAGCAGTGCTTTCTGCTGGGCTTCAGTTGCACCTAGGGCAGAGGCAGGTAGTTAAGGGTTTGGGTGGAGTGGCTTCGTTAAGAGGCCACTGGACGTCTATGAGAGCACAGAGAAACAATGCGGCTCTTGACAAGCAAGAGAGGACCTAGGACTGATGTCAGGCGAGGTGAGGCTCCACCTCGGAACAGCCCAGTGTCCACTTTCCGGCGAGAGCCTAACCGGCACCCCCCTGGCTGGGCTCAGAGGGATTCCTTAGGGCGCATTCTTGAGGATGTACTTGGCAATAAATTTGACAGCAAGCATGGTCTCTTTGCAGGTTGGTTTTATCTGGGATTCCGGAAGAAGAAAACCAAATCTGCCCGTATCACGGAGCTCAAAGGTGAATGTATGTTTGATGCCCAGCTCATAAGCCCAGTCTAGAGAGGAACCCGATGCTGGGTCTGCAAAACATAAGCAGTAAATATTTAATCAGAGTCGCATGCCAATGCTTTTCTTGAAATGGAAATTGCTGGTATAAACTTAGCAATTAAGAATAATTATGTGTACAGTTTAAGTGTAGTCTGAACGGTACCTTCTTCAAAACAGTTATAGATTTGTGACTCactatacatttaaaatacatgCTGCATGTAGAAATGTACATTTGGGTTGGGTCAGGACTAAGCGGAGTACACATGCAAGCAGCTCATAAGGAGCCGCTGGTTTCCGGAAACCACTGAGGGAACGCTCCGTGGGAGCTATGCACAGTCAAGACATCTCAGCAATAGTTCAAAAACACACAAAGGCAATGGATGTCATTGCTGAGGTGACAAACGCAGAGCAGCAGAACCTGAGCCCCGCACTTCCTCTCTGGGGCCAAGTGTGTTGATCTCAGAGGAGCACACTAGCCGGTGGGACAAGGACGCCGGAGTCTCACCACATCATCACCGCGAGGTATTAAGGAAAAGATTTGGCTTGCATGGAAGAAAGAGCCCAAACAAAAAGGAATCCAATTTAAAGTAAAATAGGTTAGCTATTGTGGACTTTGCCTCCACATTATTCTTGTTAGTTCCTGTGATAGTTACGTATGGGTGGTGATagagggaggggacaggaaggtgTCTGAATTAAACCAGGAGTTTGTCTTGATTGGCTAATTTATCTTCGCCTTGTAAAAGCTCATTATAAACTGTCTAGAAAACtcttaccctccctccccccccccccccgccaaacagCTATAGCCTGTCACCTTGGTTCACACATAATGCATGGTCTCTTGTGTAAACTGGAGCTTAAATGAGCTTAATTCCAGATCCTGAGTGCTCATTTCCAAAGCTGATCATGTTTCTTAATAGTAATACAAAGGGATTAGGGCCCAGCCCCAGTGGATGACATGGAGAACTTACAAATGGTGGATGCTATGGGGCCGTAAATGTAGTGGGTTTCATAGCGAGTTGACAGAACATCAGCACCAATCTTGGCGACTTTGTcctggggagaaagaaaaaaaataaaagtggagtTGTAAATATCATTGATGATTTGCTAGGGAGTAAAAATCAATTGTGCAGGTTGCTTGGCGCTTGAAAATCAAAGTAAGATAAATTGGTTAAGTGAGAAACATTTTCAGTAGGGTATATTGTCATCGTAAAGACTTCCAAATGGATAATCAGCAGCATATGGTGGTACCATAGTTCAATTTGggtcctctccttctcttccatgCTCCCTGCTCCACCTGCATATCTCGCTTTCCTTTCAGGTGGTTTTTGGCTCATATATTTGTCTCTCCTACATCCATGTCCCCACTCTCTCCTGtgttcctcattccttcctcccaaaTAGGTGGCATTGTGCTACATGGCTTGGCCATGTGAAGGGTAGGGAGGGGTGGATTCGTCTTTAgagtggctctttttttttttttttttttttttttgccagtcctgggccttggactcagggcctgagcactgtccctggcttctttttgctcaaggctagcactctgccacttgagccacagcgccccttctggccgttttctgtataggtggtgctggggaatcgaacccagggcctcatgtatacaaggcaagcactcttgccactaggccatatccccagccctagagtggCTCTTGAGGTTCCTGCTAAACACCTGTGCTCTGCGTTGGAATGGTGGCTGGAGCGAGCGTGGATGGAGTGGGTTGAAATTGCATTCCCCCGTCGACACGTACTCGGTAAAAGAATTAGTACCACTTCCCGTTTGACCAGGAGGATAAAATACAGTGACTCTCCTAGCTCTGGTGCCTGGGGCAGGACTAGCAATGGCCTGCTGTTTTGGGCCATGGGCTTGTATAGTTTAACCTGAAGAAAATACTAAGGCTGGGTGGTGGTAGAATTCTATTCTGCATGCCCTAGACATTTCCCTCcttctggttttgattttcttttctttcttagaaagATCCTATTATCTAGGCAAACCTCACTAGTTCTTTTTCTAGTATTAGATAGTTTGACATTCCTTCCAGATAAGTTCCTGAAGAACAGAAGGGAGCTGTGGAGACTGGTGCCCGCGCATGTACCACCTCCCCTTTCCTCCGTACCAGCTCCTGGTAGTTGGGCGGCAGTTTGGAGGTGTAGCCATAGGGGAACAGGAGCATCTGGAAGTAGGAATGGAAGGAGAGGTAGCCCTTGATGGACTCCAGGTGGGTCCGGATGAAGTTCGCCACCGCCGCTGTCTCTTTCTCAGACTCTGGTGCCGGGCCCGGGTAGGTTTCCTTACACGGGTTATACTTGCTTGGGGAAGCTGTAGAGATATGCGTGGATGAGATGATAGCCTGATGTTGATCTGCATAGCCCGGCTCTTCTGATGTGTGATCTCCAAATAGTGGAAATGGAGGGTAGGTGGTGGGTGGGGAGGCCACATTCTCGGGCTGCTGCCTTCGTAGCTGGGTATCATAGCCGCTGAAGactgtacacatgtgtgtgtgtaggcacacacacatccatacacatgcacacatgcacacatgcaagcATACGTGTCAGGTTGTAATGGATTTAGTCTGCCAGGATATTCCTTTGAAGCACCCCGTTAGGGGCAGCTGCACTGGCTCAGATCTTCCTGCAAGTCTGAGCCAGCAAGGGTGCTGTGTACGGTGCATTATCCGATGTAGCATGCCTTGATTGTCATTGCTTTTatgtcccccacccctccttccttgttctggggcttgaaatcagggcctggacactgtctcttagcctctttgtcctcaaggcGAACAcccaaccacttgagtcacagctccacttctggctttttctgagtagtttactggcgataagagtctcacaaactttcctgcccgggctgtctttgaaccatgatcctcagatctaagtctcctgagtacctagggtgataggtgtgagccactgggtgcctggcttattttccaCTTTCTTATCCtgccatttccctcccccccgccccccccccgttccAGTGGTTCTTTGTAATAAGTATCTGAAGAATTACTTGTAAGCTGATCTTGACCACTGCTATTTATCAATTTTATCTGCACAGGAAGAGCAGGAAGCTTTGGTCTCTCTTCAGATTATCTGAATTTTTGTACATTCAGATGgggcctttcccctccctccacttAGCAAGCTAGACGTGTTCAGCAAGAGAGAGCTCGATAAACAGCCTCTTCTCCCCACTCCTCCCAGAGAGCAGTACTCCTGATCCGTCTGAGGTAGAGGTGATTCCAGGCCCCCACCACAGATAAGACAACTGGCCCTCACTCTGGGAGTGCCTGCAGGTTACAGGAATGTGCGTGGTTCAGGAACATTCAGCAGCATCTTAATGCTCAACGTTTTGTCTAAGACTCACAGCTCCAGGAGGCATCGAAGTTCCGGTTGAGGTCGGTGCCGATACAGGTTGAGTTCTGGTGCTTGGAGCGATTTTTCCTCCACATGCGGTTCTGTGGGGTTGAAGGGCAAGAGCAGGGAGATGGCTACGTGTGGCTGCTTTGAGCAGCTCATCTCCTTTGTCTTAGATTCCCTGCAGAAATCTATCTAGTCCATGAGCCCACTTACTAGAAAGTAAACATGGTTTTCTTgcaattgggatttttttttttttggccagtcctggggcttggactcagggcctgagcactgtccctggcttctttttgctcaaggctagcactctgctaacttgagccaccgtgccacttctggccattttctgtatatgtggcactgagaaatcgaacccagggcttcatgtttctgaggcaagtattcttgccagtaggccatattcccagccctgttttcttgcAGTTGGTTATATTTTCAGAAGCATGATTTCTATTCAATTTAGGCCTTGATGAAATAATTCAgtgaatttcttaaaatttttgattGGCTCCTAGTACAAGAATATGATCAATAACCTAAGAGGTAACTTTGTTATATtagtttttatgtatatatttggaTAATATGTAGATCACAATGGGATGGTTGAAAGTATTGTTTGATGAGGCAGTTTTTGTCTGACAGttcaatattaatgaatttattttatttcagaaacTGTAGGGTTATACAACACAAGACAGATATCTTATGTCTCTTTTTTGATACAATTATACCTCTATCCTGTTCTAACTGGGTGAAATAAAATGACTTCCCCTTTAAGACTATGTGTTCATAAAAGTTGTCAAGTGACTTATATTTAGCTAGAATATGATTTATCATAGCATAGAATCATATGTCTCCTTTACAATTATGGATTCACTCATTGTCTATGTtgctatctttttttaaaaatttatttatttttttattaattgaacataaatttttttacaaggtgttgtgcaaagagggtgcagttacatagtagggcagtgtgtacatttcttgtgatatcttacgacctgtttttatGTTGCTGTCTTTGACAGCAAAAGTGTCATGTTATTTCAATGTCACTTACCGAAACCAGAAAATTTAGTTGACTGAGTCTTAGACAGAAACCTTAAAAAGTATAGGTTTTGGAATTGGAATTAACTAGTTATCCAAATCTTAAACACAGTGCGTTATAATCAGTGTACATTAAAGCCAGCAAATAGTgtgtcattttaatttaatttaaatgagCAGTACCTGTGTCCATGACCAAATATATCCATCTACGTTGAACACTGGTAGAACATAGAAGTTCATTTGGTTTAAGAGTTTGgtcataattttgtttttgccgTAACTTTTTGTTGCCTgcaggaataagaaaaaaattcagctaATGGTGTAAAATTTAGCTACCACATGAGAAGCTATGGTTTTAATAAAAATGACAACCATTTCTTGAGTAATTTTCCCAAGGTTGAAGGATTTCCAATGTATTTCCCCTAAATTACACAAAGTCTACAAATACCGAGTACACAACAAGTGTGTAATATGCCATTGACACAACTACAGATGATAAGAAAAGTTCCCTTTATGCAGACATGAATCAAAATGAAGTCTTTACAGAACGGCTTTTATCATCCAGACTCGAAGTGTTCCAAATGTAGCATGCGAGACACGATTCACAGGAAGAAGAGAGGTCAAGTGGAGAATTCACAGTACAATTTACTTCAGAAgggttctttctctctcacttcttTACACGAGTATAAGGTGTCGCTATGCACAGGAATGTGAAAATGTTGGAGAGggcttataaatatttataaataaaattaaagaataactttccatttttctttccctttccttcctttttctttctctttcccttccctcctcttttcccttgcttccctccctccttcctttcttcctgtttaaACCCAAGGCCTCTTACTTATTCATACTTATTCTATGACAGGGCCACACTCCCAAGCAAGGAATATGTATTTTTCCCCaaggaatattttttaattaataaaaaacatcTCTGTCTAGAAATATAGCTCCTCAGTAGAGCACTTGTAAATGTCTTGAGTTCAATGTCCAGCACTGCCagtaaaattaagtaaaaacaaagataaaaatctcaggaataTAGAGATTGAACCAATCAGTATTTTTCTAATAGCAGACTCAAATATCTTTAATTATCTGAGCTTTCTGTGactacaaaaaaaatctcatcagtCCTAGGTACATCTCTATTGGAGCCAAGAGACATTTGATTGTATTTTTTGGaggctgagtctttttttttttttttttgccagtcctggtccttgaactcggggcctgagcactgtccctggcttcattttgctcaagtctagcactctgccaacttgagccacaatgccacttctggccgttttctatatatgtggtgctggggaatcgaatccagggcttcatgtatactaggcaagcattcttgccgctaggccatattcctagcccaaggcTGAgtcatgtatcccaggctggttctgaacccATGGCCCACATCCCTCCACTTAGGAACTACTGAtatattacaggcatgcaccattatGCCCAGCCACAAGAGATTCTGGGCAGTCCAGTGTTATGATTTCCTTTATGGGTTGAGTGAGCAGCGGTCTTGGATTGTAGTTGCTGGAACTACAGTTATAAGTCAGTTGTGGCAGGTTCTTTGCCGGCCACCTCATCTCTGGCCCCAGAACCATCACCATGCTTATTCCAAAATGTCATGTACAACAGCTAGCAGCAAGAGCGAAAGAAAGCAGCGGAGTACAGCAGCAACAGACTGAGAGAATTACAAGATGGAAAAAAGAGTGTGTCATTTCCACTTGGAAAAGACATTCGCATACGAAAATTCCAAGTTTCTGCTTGGCTATTGAAGTCTGTCTTGTACATGGGAACAAAAGCTCTGTGTTTTGAGCTCATTAACGAAAAAtcaaactgggaatgtggcttagtggcagagtgcgggtgtagtatgcatgaagtcctgggttcgattcctcagtaccacataaacagaaaaagttggaagtggctctatggatcaagtggtagagtgctagccgtgagcaaaagaagcttagggacagtgcccaggccctgagttcaaaccccaggactgacaaaaaaaaaaaatcaaccttggGATTAGGAAACAAAGGTGGTACCCGATTTTGCTGATTTTCACTTTCCTAAAGTCTCAGCTGGAGTTGGGGTTTGGTGGGAGGCGTCACCTTTGTAGTCACTGCAGTGCTGAGTCCACTCAGAGCACGCAGGGCCACGGCAGCACTCGAGCTCCTGTGGCGAAGTGGCTCCTCTCAAGCGGAACTTTCTGGAGGCCGCCCAGTGGGATCAGAGTTCTGAGTTCTGCTTCACTCACCTGATAGACAAACCACTGGCAGAATGCAGGGGAGACCCATTCTCGAGCGTGGATGCCGCAGTCCATAAAAAtggcttttcttccttcattttctttcccgatctatttaaaaataaagatgaggaTTATTTCCCACGAGTTCATGCGTCGACCCCATTGTTGTGCAAGAACTCTTTCACAGTCTGCAAACACTTCTTCCCCACCTCTCTGGCCGTATTTGCACCAATGGTGTGTATGTGTAGCCCTAATTTGTGATCTGCTACATTatacttttctgaaaaaaaaaaatgttcccggGGTCAGAGCTTCTTGTCGAGTTTTTAAGAGCATCGCGCCTTGCATTTCTACCCCATCGCTAGCGTCCCGTGTTTGGAGAGGTGGATTATAGAGTTACTCTGTTCCCTTTGGTTTGTCTGGTTTCCTCAACTGGGAGAGCTTACGCTGTGCTTACGGAAGAGGACAAACAACCAGCTAAGGGCAGAGTGGTCATACGGAAGAGCGCACATTTGCCCTCAACAGGGCCAGGTGGGCTTCCCACCCACGCAGAGGATGCTCCTGGCAGCACTGCCTCTCCCCGTGGGCTAATCCAGCAGCACCTAATTGTCACTCATTAGCTGCCATACAGAAGGAATTCCTGTCACTGCGGAGCTGAGATGGCCCAGGTAGTGTTTTGGGGGTGGCGTGAGTGCATGATGTTTGAATGTTTCTTCTGACCTTCATCCTCCGTTCTACTGAGTTTTGATGAGTGGGAGAGGGGCACACCACAAAGGTGTCATGTGCTTGTCCTAAGGCTGTGGGATGAGGGAAATCTGTCTGGCTTCGCCCACAGCACAGTCCCTGACAAACGTTTTCTCTTGCTTGGTTCCACCAAGACCCTCTCGTTCTTCTACTCTCGAGTTGATATCTAAGCGCGCAGATTGTCCTCATCTTCCTATCTCAGACTTAGCTTGGCTGTGTCACAACTTTTAAAttcattcttaaaaaaataataatactaatgaGTGgttcttgagtttcttttttttttttttacctggagAACATAGAGTGGATTATCTTCAACAGTAGATCCAATTTTAATCCGTGAGACTAGTTCAGGATGTTTTTTCACCATTTTTTCAGTCCAAGCTACAATCtttgaagagcaaaaacaattttggggagttagaataaagaaaggaagatgctAGGCCAGCAAATGATGACAGTCACTTTTCTGAGCGATTCGAGTTTTATCCCGTACCTTGTCCCAGTTATTATACTTTGCATAACTGTGCCTGCCTGGGTTATCTTCTTTAACATCAAACTGTTTCTCAATCTCTTCTTGTAGATCGTGGATCAGGATTCTGTTTGATAGGAAACGATAAGCATACATTTTTGTCAcgagaaagaaaaacacagctATCTTTCATTCACAGAgaaatttctcttccttcctctctatctTTAATCAAGCTTACTCTTTCCCTCGTTATTCTTGTTTAGCCATCTCCTTCCGACATGCCACATGTCTGCCTTCTGATCTCCCCATTTAGCTAGAGCTCTGCTCTTCAGCATGTCAGTCTCTAGCCATTCAAAACAGACTCATCCAAAAACAGAGATtgctatacatgtatacacacaactggattctgaagaaaaattaatataaaaatggtGTGCAATATCTCACATAGTTGCTTACATAAAATGTAGTGTTGCCATTAATTTTCCCTAtagctttttacttttttaatggcAACGAAAGCATTTTAAACTTCACACGTGGTTCATTTTATGCTATTATCATATCCCCTGTCCTTCTTCAAAgtctgcgcgcgcacacacacacacacacacattcacatacaatACAGGCAATGGTCGATGATTTTATGCACAGATACATGGACCATCCCTGAGAGAAAAGCAAGTAAGAGTAATGATGACTCTGGCTTTACTAACCAGCTCAAAGCACTTACCACATACATTGTAACTCCACGTATGCTGGCTCAGTTCAGGTTCCCGAGAGTGAACTCTCCATCTTACTAATAAGCAAATGCAAGCCCTGTGGATAACCATGGAGCCAGAGAATGGCTGGGGTGGCTTGGAGGGAGAagacaggcaggaaagctcacagTGAGGCTAACGGTGGACTTAGTACTCCATCTCATACTGCCTCATCTCAGGGGTAGTGTGCTGATCACCCAATGTTTGCCATCCTTGTGTCTCTAGATTTGGCTTCAACCCTGAACTCCAGACCAATGCACACCCATCCCTCGGCTTGACATTCTCTCTTGAGAATTCTACCCTCCCACCCCTGCACTTTTGATGGGGAAGTCTGTCTTCCATCACGAAGTATGATGGTAACTCAATTGCAGTATCTACTTCTATAACCAATTATTGTTGTCCACGGAGGTAAGGCTACATTGAAGTCTATTATGAGACTCCTTGATGTATTAACTATTATGGTCGGTCAGAGGAGATATTCAAACACCCTTACTTCTTTTACATATAGCTGTGAAAATCCTGTTGAACCCAGAAGGAATACATTGGATGTTGGGGACAGGCTGAGAGCCAGCTTAGGGCTGGCACTGACAGATAGTGACAGATGACAGAGGAAGGGACGGGAGGGTAAGACTACCTAGACTGAAGGACGTCACCGACACCAGGAAGAGACATGGTCCCTGGAGGTTGGGCCACATGGCCTGACAAACTATGGTAGCCTTCATAGACCTtgagaattctctttttttttttttcaccaattggttttatttatttatttttcttatttattgtcaaagtgatgtacagagaggttacagtttcatacgttaggccttgggtacatttcttgtactgtttgttacctcctccctcattccccctccccccaagaattCTCTTATAGCAAAGAAAATTCCTATTTATAGTGATCCCCCCTTCCTTATAAAGAGAAACTGTATTCTGTAGCTATTTTTCAGTACAGAGAGCTGTGACTTGTGTGGgaaatatttcaggaaaatatttgTAAGATTGAAGTTGTATGTATTGACCATTTTGATATTTGCATTTGTCTCATTTCCCATTGATTCTAGGTAAATCAGGGTTCACCTGCTTTTGGCAATGAAATGCACCTGTGCTTTCTTTTATTAAGTAGTGAGTCCTGAATACAGAACGCAGCTGTGCCTCCCTTAAGGTCTCCTTGAGTCCTCCGGTCCTGTTGTTACTTATTTAACGAGGAAGCAGGGACCTGTATTGGTCAGATAGTCTGCAATACTTGATAGGGTCTTTTGGGGGAGTGCGTTGTTTTTCTCACTTTCCCCATAGGACCAGACAGACGCATCACCCAAGGTATGATGGGGCTGAAATGGATAGAAACTTGAGGTCTCCTGGGAACCTGGCAACGGTGAAGGTGAGCCTGGAGACAGAACTGCTTCAGCAAAAGTAATACATTTTCCAACCAGACTTGGTGGTCTGCAGTTGCTGAACCCCCTCCTTGCTTTCTTCAGTTTCTTGAGAAATGAACTGTGACACAGCACAGCTCCTCACTTAGTGTCTTCTTGCAGAGGGGTGGACTGACTCCTGTTCTGATGCATTACGTAAATGTGGAATACTCCTAATTGTTTTATTTAGCATGGGGGACCAAGCGCCACGTGTGAATACTGACTCCTGTTAGCAGTGCTGGCAAAGCACATTACTGGGAATGGCAGGCTCAGCTTGCTGCACTCTTTGCTGTAGACTGAGTAGGTGGGGCAGGCTGCACtgaatctaattttaaaaaaaatctgagaggaCCTGGAATCTCAGTTTGGGTGGTTGCTACAGATAGGAGTTGCTTTAAGCTCTAAGGAAGGCTTTGGTTCCACCCTCCATGAGTGgctctttattttctcattttaactTTTAATGGAAGAGAAGATAATGGTAAAGACCGACTCTCTAAAGGCTGCAAAAAAGCAATGCAAGGTTTTTACTGCTAAATCTAGCCTGCCCCTGGGGACTCGGGTCAACAAATCTGCTTTCCATTCAACATTTTTCCTCTGTCTATTAGGGTTTGCTAATGTGCACATATTATATCTtaggtttggcttttttttttttggtagaagtgtacataaaaaggaaggaagcctGCTACTTGAAAATCAAATCTAGcttagtaatttaatttttttcaaaaattaaaagtaatatcACACACAGAGGGTTTAAGCTAATTGGTGGTTTATATGCActgtgcgg
Above is a genomic segment from Perognathus longimembris pacificus isolate PPM17 chromosome 26, ASM2315922v1, whole genome shotgun sequence containing:
- the Cpa3 gene encoding mast cell carboxypeptidase A — its product is MRLLLQVGLIATALAIAPVRFDRHKVFRVKPQDETQADVINHLAQTNELDFWHPDAIQRVAANMTVDFRVSETESPSIQAALDLSKMHYEILIHDLQEEIEKQFDVKEDNPGRHSYAKYNNWDKIVAWTEKMVKKHPELVSRIKIGSTVEDNPLYVLQIGKENEGRKAIFMDCGIHAREWVSPAFCQWFVYQATKSYGKNKIMTKLLNQMNFYVLPVFNVDGYIWSWTQNRMWRKNRSKHQNSTCIGTDLNRNFDASWSSSPSKYNPCKETYPGPAPESEKETAAVANFIRTHLESIKGYLSFHSYFQMLLFPYGYTSKLPPNYQELDKVAKIGADVLSTRYETHYIYGPIASTIYPASGSSLDWAYELGIKHTFTFELRDTGRFGFLLPESQIKPTCKETMLAVKFIAKYILKNAP